The Pigmentiphaga aceris DNA segment CCATGAGCCGCCGCCTCGTCCTTGTTTCTCTCGATCTCACTGCGAACCAGTCGCAGGCGGGCGCGCGCGCGAAATCCAAAAAACAGTCGCTCATCTGACCGGAGCGCGCTGTTCCGTCAGTTGAGCGACGGAACAGCATCAGTAGAAGACGGTCTGCCAATTCCCCCTTACTGTCTTGAGTACGTTTGCTTCGTTGCTTGCCTGCACGGTTTCCGAATCGGTCGATACGGAGCATGCAATGCAAGAAACGAAGTATCTCTATCGTGGTATCTGGCTACCTCTGGTCACCCCTTTTCGCAACGGCGAGGTGGATTACGTCGCCCTGCGACAACTGGTGTCCCATTACCGCTGTAGCGGCCTGACGGGATTGGTGGTGTGCGGCACCACTGGCGAAGCCGCCGCACTCGATGAAACAGAACAGTTGGCTGTGCTGGATACGGTGCTGACTGAGGCCGGGGATTTGCCGGTCATGATGGGTTTGGCGGGCAACAATCTTCGGCATGTGTTGAGCCGTCTCGCCACTATCGGCGAGCGGCCATTGGCTGGGGTTCTGGTACCCGCGCCGTATTACATCAGGCCGTCACAGGAAGGCTTGAAGGCGTACTTCCGCGCATTGGCCGATAGGTCTCAGGCACCGCTGGTGCTGTATGACATCCCTTACCGAACCGGTGTGACGCTAAGCGCCGAGACACTGCTCTCGCTGGCGGACCACGGCAATATTCGCGGTATCAAAGACTGCGGTGGTAACGCTGAAACCACGCGGGCGTTAATCGCCGATGGCCGTTTGGCAGTCCTGGCCGGAGAAGATCAGCAATTGCTTGCCACGCTGTGCATGGGCGGTCAGGGTGCGATCCTTGCATCAGCGCATATTCGGCCAGATCTTTTCTCGGCCCTGTGGCGCGCAGTGGCAGACCAACGCCTGCATGTCGCCCGTGACCTTTTCCACGCGTTGATGCCGATGATCAGGCTTATGTTTGCAGAACCCAACCCGGGACCGGTCAAGGCTTTGCTGGCTGGATACGGCTTGATGTCCGATGAGCTACGTTTGCCCATGACGCCGATTTCAACGGAGCTCGCTCGACAATTGGCAATCGTTCGTGAGGCTTTGGACTTGGTAGAAGCGGACGCGTTGTAAAAGGTCAGCCTGATACAGGCGGGCGCATGCGCGTCATCAGTCGCATGCGCTTGCCCGTTTGCTCTCGTTTCACGAGATTGGCCGGCGGACCTTGTCACTGTAGAAAAGGCCTCACCGCAGTTGGCCCAGGATCGACGCCGCCAGCGGGATGTTGCTTGCGCCTTTCGACAGTGTTGCTCCGTCGAGACGCTGACATAAAGCAAGTGACCTGAATGGCGACGAGTTGGTAGAGGCGCTCACGCTAGCCCGGACAAGGGGTTCAGCAACTTGGTGATGGTGCACTTGCCTTTGGATGTGTGATTTATCTCCCGCTGGCGGACTTTTATTCGGCCTGACTCGAAGCTGAAGCTGGCATACTCAGTCGTATCAGTTTGTGAGCGCTGTATTATTAGTTACGACGCCTGAGCGTTACCACTTCTGTTCGTCAGAACCCGGTGGATGCGATGTCGCTCTTCTTCGTCCGGCGCGGACCATTAACTCCGATATTGTCTGCCGCACATGCATATTCGATTCCGATTACGCCGCCCAACTTGCTGGTCCGCTGCGAAGCGCTGCCTTGTTGCATGGATCACGTTGCCGGCGTTGCTGTTCAGCGCATCTGCCCTGCAGGCTCAAACCACGGCTGGGGACGTGGCCCCCGAGACGCCGGTAGCGATGGCCGCGCCTGTCAGCGTTGTCGAGCCCGCAACGCGCTTGCCAAAAAAGAAGGTCGATGTGACCGAGAAGGTGTGGTCGCAATTCTCGGTGTCGGAGCGTGCTGCGATCATGGCGCACGATATCGAGATCGCCATCATTCCTTCCGCGCAGGTTGGAATCGTCCAATCTGCCCAACTCGTCAACCGGTCGCAAGCCGGCACAAACTCGGGCGCGTTGCTCGGTGCGGCAGTTGCGCAATCGATGTATATCGATAACCGTCTGCGCGACGGTGGATCGAACTATTCGGCCTCCACGCAGATCGGTATCGGCCTCTTGGGCGCTGCGCTTGGCAGTTCCCTGGATAGTGCACCGGTGCGCAAATTCATCATCAACTACGGCATTCAGACGCTCGATGGCGAAGTGTCGCAGGTGCTGGTGGAATCTGGCGACGAGTTCGTCGCACCTACCGGGCGCTGCGTTTACCTGCCTGGTGTCGAGCCGGCACCGAGCAGCCTGTGCAACAACGACAAGCTGGCCTTCCTTTCCCGCCTGAGTGTGCTTGGCCAGGCGGATCCCAATGTCGTCGTGTCGGAACAACCGCTGGGAATACAGGTGAATTGCCGCGTCCCCGCAGTCGGGCTGATGAGCCTGGACCGTTCGATGTGTACCCAACTTAACGGAACGATTGAAAAATGAGTTTTTTGCGCCCGCTTCTTTCTGTATTGGCTGTGGTGATTCTGGCAGGGTGCGCTGCCAAGCCGCAGTTGACCGGCGAAAGCGCCATGCAACCCAAGCAGTTGTCATTCCCCGCGGTAGATGCGCCTGCGGTCGCCGCCAAGGGGGGCGTGGTGCATCTGCGCGCCAACTACCTGGGCAGCTATACCTATCGCCTGCGCGACACTTTGTCAGTGGGGTTCATGCTGGGTCGACTCTCGGTAACGTCTGCCAACGAGTTGCTGGAAGCTGAGCTGCAAGGCGAGCGCATGTATTGCACGCAGCAACGTGTGTTCTCGGCCATGTTGGAGGGACCCAGTAAACACGCGTGCTTTGGCCGTGGCCCCACCGACGGCGTCTTCAACCGTGTGCGCGTCGCGCCCGGTGAATACTGGTTCACCAAAGACCTGCCGCAAGGCGTGCCCTATGTGAGTACCGAGCGCGGCGTGTCGGTGGACGGCAGTCCGTTGAAGCGCGAAATCTATTTCGAAGGCAGTGAAAACGGCGTCGTGCTGTTCACCGTCAAAACTTACGACCAGAGTCTGGATGGTCAGGCTCGCATGCGCCCAATCATGTTGCCGGTTCCTACCTTGCCCGCCACGGTCGATGTAGATGGCGCGCAGATCTTGATCGAGAAAGTCACGCCCAACGCGCTGACCTATCGACTGAAAAAAGGCTTCCTTTGAATCAGTGATGTTGGCATACGGAAAGCGGTAAACCCAGCAACGACAGCGGCAGTCCCATCTGCACAAGGTCAATCCCGTTGTGCAGATGGGTACAGATTCCGGCTACTTGACCTTGGTCTGCAGCCAGTTGTTGATCCACGCGGCCACGTCGATATTGTTCTTTTCGAGCATGACCATGTGACCGTTGCCACGTATGCCAACTTGCTCCAGGCGAACCATGTCGTTCTTGACACCGGCCTGGGTCAGCCAGTTCGACAGGCAGTGGTCGTATTGGGCGTGATACGAAGATTCCGTGATCAGGACAAGAATGGGTCGTCCGCCGACATGGCTCAGACGGCGAGCTGGCTCTTTCTGACGCCAGCATGCGACCAGATCGCTGCGGGAGGGCGTGGTTTCCTGCTCCAGCGCCAGGTCGCTTGCGTCGCGGATGGGCGGGTCGTAGGTGATCGGAATGTCCGACACGCCGAACGCGAGCTGTTTGCCTGCGCCGAAGACAGGCGATGCCTGAATCGGCGGGGCATTCGGTTCGACGGCGACGATTCCTTTGACGAGGTCGGGCCGTGCGTCGGCCAGCAGCCAGCCGAACGGCCCTGCCTGTGAGTGCGTCACCAGAACGGCCGGACCGATCCGATCCAGCAAGGCCTGGCCTGCCTGACGAACCAGGGTCTGTGTTTCTGCGTTCGAGGCCAGATACTCGACTTGGCTGGCATAGAACTGATCGAACACCGGGTCGCCCCGGCGGCCGGTGCCAGGCCACTGCGTGTGCAGCTTGGCTTGCGGCCATTTAGCCAGGTCGGCGGATGCTGTGAAGAGCTGCTCGATGACGGGTGCCGGGAAGTTGCGCAGCGCCCCGTCGATACCCGGATGCCATGCGGACCGGCCGCGCGCCGGCTGGTCTACCAGATAGACATCGTAGCCCTGTGCCACGAAATACTGCGCCCACCCTGGCCGCCCGTCAGGCGTGCTGATCCAGTTCATCGACGTCTGGGCCGCCCCGTGGAAGAAAACGAGAGGGTAGGGCTGAGTACGGTGGGTAGGTCGCAGATGCTCGACATACATCGCCCCCTGCATCACTTCTTTGCCCTTGTCGCCAACATAAGTGCCGCCTGCGTAGAACGCCGAGCGATCGGACGAGGTATTGCCAGTGGGCGCTGCGCATGCGCCGAGCAGACTGGCGGCTGTCAGCGCGACAAGGCTTCGCGCAAGCGTGTACAGAGGGGGATTCATCACAACTCCTGGGTGAGCACGGACGTCTTTGCGTCAGCTTGTTGCATGTTCTTTTGGATAGAACTTTGATCTATTGTGAAGAACTCTACAGCGGCGCACGATGAACCTGTTATCGGTACCAACCCCAGTTACGGTCTGGCGCGCATGTGCCACGACACTTTGCGAGCGTATGGTCCTTTGGCCTTGCAGGCTTGTAAGCAAGGCGTGGTGATGCCTGCGCTGGAACACATCATCAAGGCAAACACGCTGCTGTCCGGGCTGGGGTTTGAACGCGGCGGATTGGCTGCGGCACACGCCATTCACAACGAACCCTTCCCGGTCACACCCTTACCAACGTAGCAATCTAGGCCCGATCA contains these protein-coding regions:
- a CDS encoding alpha/beta hydrolase, producing the protein MNPPLYTLARSLVALTAASLLGACAAPTGNTSSDRSAFYAGGTYVGDKGKEVMQGAMYVEHLRPTHRTQPYPLVFFHGAAQTSMNWISTPDGRPGWAQYFVAQGYDVYLVDQPARGRSAWHPGIDGALRNFPAPVIEQLFTASADLAKWPQAKLHTQWPGTGRRGDPVFDQFYASQVEYLASNAETQTLVRQAGQALLDRIGPAVLVTHSQAGPFGWLLADARPDLVKGIVAVEPNAPPIQASPVFGAGKQLAFGVSDIPITYDPPIRDASDLALEQETTPSRSDLVACWRQKEPARRLSHVGGRPILVLITESSYHAQYDHCLSNWLTQAGVKNDMVRLEQVGIRGNGHMVMLEKNNIDVAAWINNWLQTKVK
- the dapA gene encoding 4-hydroxy-tetrahydrodipicolinate synthase encodes the protein MQETKYLYRGIWLPLVTPFRNGEVDYVALRQLVSHYRCSGLTGLVVCGTTGEAAALDETEQLAVLDTVLTEAGDLPVMMGLAGNNLRHVLSRLATIGERPLAGVLVPAPYYIRPSQEGLKAYFRALADRSQAPLVLYDIPYRTGVTLSAETLLSLADHGNIRGIKDCGGNAETTRALIADGRLAVLAGEDQQLLATLCMGGQGAILASAHIRPDLFSALWRAVADQRLHVARDLFHALMPMIRLMFAEPNPGPVKALLAGYGLMSDELRLPMTPISTELARQLAIVREALDLVEADAL